The segment ACGGCCCGAGGATGATGCTGGCGGTCGCCGGCACGCTGGCGCTGGCCGGCTTGCTGCTGACGATCGTCATGACCGGCCGGTTCGAGATGTGGCTCGGCCTCGGGCTCATTCTCGGCATCGCGCCGGGGTTGACGGCGCTGCAGCTCGCAGCGGTCATTTCGGTGCGCTGGTTCACGACCCATCGCGGCTTGGTGGTCGGGCTCCTCAACGGCTCGATCGCGACCGGCACCTTGATCTTCATGCCGCTCGGCGCATGGATCGCCGAGCATTGGGGCTGGCGCGTCGCGCTGATCCCCTCCGGCCTCGGACTTCTCCTGTCGCTCGCCCTGTTTCTGTTGTTCGGGAAGGATCGCCCGCAGGAATTGGGGCTGGCGCCGCTCGGAGAGACGGCGATGCCGCCGATCCCCGCCATGCCGACGCAGAATTTTGCGGCGATCAGCTTCCAGGGCCTGCGCCTGGCCTCAACCCGCCTGGTGTTCTGGGTGCTGGCGCTGACCTTCCTGATCTGCGGCGTCTCCAGCTACGGGCTGACATCGACCCACTTCGTGCCGTTCTGCGGCGATCTCGGCTTGCCGGCGGTGACGTCGGCAGGCCTGCTCGCCATGATCGGTGTGTTCGACCTGATCGGCACGATCGGTTCTGGATGGCTGTCCGACCGCTACGACAACCGATGGCTGCTCGCGATCTATTACGGCTTTCGCGGGCTCGCGCTGATCTGGCTCGTCGGATCCAACGCGACGCTGGGCGCGATGAGCGCGTTTGCGATGCTCTATGGGCTCGACTTCATCGCGACCGTTCCGCCGACGGTGAGACTGACGGTCGGTGCGTTCGGGCGGGAGATGGGACCGGTGATCTTCGGCTGGATCTTCGCCGCCCATCAGCTCGGCGTCGGCCTGATGGCCTTTGCCGCGGGCGTCAGCCGGGATGCGCTCGGGACTTACGTGCCGGCGTTCCTTCTGGCCGGAATCCTCTGCCTGCTGGCGGCCGCGGCCTTTGCCCTGGTGAGGCGACCGGCGCCGGCGGCGGTTGCTGCGTAGCGGGCGCCAAACATTGCAGCACCATTAGAGCCCATTTCGATGGAACCGGAACGGGTTCCAGATATTTGACTCGTTTTCTTTACGCAACCGAACATTGACGCAACAATGCGCGACGTCACCTTCGGGACCCATCGCGACATTTGCCGTAGTTTGCGTACGGACCGTCGGTATCGGAGCGAAGCAGACATCACCGACGATTTATCAGTACGCGCCCCCGTACCTCTACCACCTTCCGACACTTTCAAATCTGCGTCGGATCACACTTTGTCGGACCCGATTCAAATTCTACGAGTCTGATGTCCTGAACGCTCTGCCGGTGATAGTAGCTTGGCAACGGCAGCCCAATGGCAACACGCTAACATGCTGAGAACTAGTCGTTGCCCGCGCCCGCATCGCTCGAGGCCTCGGTTCCGCGAGCGAGTTTCTGGCGGGCACGATCCGTGCTTTGCGTCGCCAAAACGTTGCAAATTGCTAATGTCTCAACCACACTAGTGTTCAGCTGTGAGCATCGGTCAGTCTGGCATCAATGTCATCATCCAGATGACCGTTAATCTTGAGTGTATCTGTGGTTTGATCCTTTCGAAGATCGTGAGGAAATTCATGGTGCGAGTGATTGGTGTGCACGGAGTCGGTCATCAATTTTCGGGTGAAAACACGATACGATCGGCTTGGCTGCCGGCGCTAAAGGACGGGTTGTGTCGCGTCGATCGATCCATGGCTTCGGATGACGACTTCGCATGCGCTTTCTATGGGGATTTGTTTCGACCACTAGGAAAGGCTACGATGGTGCCACCGCTGGATGCATCGGACATCACAGACGAGAGGGAGAAGGAGTTACTTGAGCGCTGGTGGCTAGAAGCCGCGCGGATCGATCCGATGGTCATTGGCGTCGGTGCGCAAACAAAAGTACGAACGCCGACCTCTGTTCAGCGAGCTCTCAATGCTTTGAGCCAGTCGAAATTCTTCGCCGGGATTGGCGAAAGGGCTCTAATCTTTGATCTCAAACAAGTAAGGCGGTACTTGATCGATCAAGAAGTGCGCCGCACCGCGCAAGAGCGAATAGAGCGAAAGATAGACTCTGATACTTCGGTAATTGTCGCGCATTCTCTCGGATCAGTTGTTGCATATGAATCGCTTTGCAATCATCCCGAGTGGCCTGTGCACACCTTCGTGACAATCGGCTCCCCCCTCGGAATCAGCAACATCATCTTCGAAGAACTTCGGCCTGCCCCGCAACAGGACACTGGAATTTGGCCTCCAGGGGTGCGGCGATGGTTCAATATCGCGGACAAATATGATGTTGTTGCCCTCGTGAAGGCGCTCTCGAGCCGCTTTGGCGACGACGTGACGGATGCGTCAATAGACAATGGCGCCAATGCGCACGACGCCACCCGCTATCTCACGACTAAAGAGTTAGGTCATGCCGTCGCGTCAGGACTCTGAAACGACCCGTCGGCTCTTGATCGCCGCTGGAACGGCGCAATTCAGGGAATTGGCCGATCTCAATCTCCCGCTCGTGCCCCAAGAGCTGGATCGTATTTCGCACAGTCTGGCTTCTCTGGGGTACGATCGACAGCAAAGAGCCTCGAGTCTTGATCCCAGCAAGACTCAGATCCAGAAGGCCCTCGAAGATTTGCGAAATGACAGCCGTGCCGACGATCTTATCGTCGTCTATTATACCGGCCACGGTGTCCGCGACAACGAGCGGTTCTATTTATTGGTGCACGATTCGATTGATTCCGACTACGACACGACCGCCCTTCCAGCCGAGGACCTTGCTCGACTCCTGACGAAAAACTCCAAGGCGTCCCAAATTATGGTGATGCTCGACACATGCTACGCAGGTGCTGGAGCGGCAGAATTTTCGCAAATCGTCCACGATTTGGCCGGAAAGACTGGTGGAGGGCCTTCCGTTTTCGTTATGGCTGCCGCGAGACCGAAGCAGGAAGCGCAACAAGGAGCCTTCTCCGCCGCGCTCGCATTAGCATTGGCTAATCGAGACGAACAACTTGGTGGCGCGACGCAAGCT is part of the Bradyrhizobium commune genome and harbors:
- a CDS encoding MFS transporter, which gives rise to MVAEFMARQAAARNIHYGWVMAALGFLYSLFASSALGVPAVLMRQIASDVHVSMGELSASQGLRFALFGLVAPFAGGLMLRYGPRMMLAVAGTLALAGLLLTIVMTGRFEMWLGLGLILGIAPGLTALQLAAVISVRWFTTHRGLVVGLLNGSIATGTLIFMPLGAWIAEHWGWRVALIPSGLGLLLSLALFLLFGKDRPQELGLAPLGETAMPPIPAMPTQNFAAISFQGLRLASTRLVFWVLALTFLICGVSSYGLTSTHFVPFCGDLGLPAVTSAGLLAMIGVFDLIGTIGSGWLSDRYDNRWLLAIYYGFRGLALIWLVGSNATLGAMSAFAMLYGLDFIATVPPTVRLTVGAFGREMGPVIFGWIFAAHQLGVGLMAFAAGVSRDALGTYVPAFLLAGILCLLAAAAFALVRRPAPAAVAA